From Phycisphaerae bacterium:
AACCTTCGGCCTGGCGGCGGTGATCGCAGCCGACCATGAACTCAACGAGCCGAGCGTGGCCGAATTGCCCGACGGCCGGTTGGTCCTGATCGCCCGTCAGCAGGGCGACCTGAGCTTCTCCGACGACGGCGGCTGCTCGTGGACCGCACCGGTCGCCCTGAACGTCAAGATGTCGGACCCGCACCTGTTGATGCTGCCCAACGGCGTGCTCGCGTGCTTCCACGGGGCCTGGGACAAGGGGGGGGTGGCGGCGATCCTCAGCCCGGACGGCGGACGCACATGGCGCGGACCGCAGGAACGGTTCGGCTATTGGGTCGATCCCAGCATCTACGGCTATTGCCATCCGATGCTGCTGCCGGACGGGACGGTCTACGTGGTCTATCAGCACAACGGCGGCGTGAAAGCCCACGACGCCAGAACCCAAGCCGTCTGGGGGCTTCGTCTTTGCGTGAGCGATCGGGCCGATGGCATCGAGATACTGCCCGCGCCCGGCTCACCGGCTGAACGCGGAATCGCCATCGATCCGACCGCCGTCGTGGAAAGCCGTGCATCGGAACTGGAACTGGGCGATCAAGTCTGATCGGGAGGCGACCATGGATTCCTGCCGTTATGAGCCGATAATTCCGGGCCGCTGCGAGCACCGCGATGGCCTTGATATCCACGTCAGTCACCTGCGAACCGTCCTGCGCGGGTCGATGTTCCCTTCGTTGGCCTGTTTCACCGACGGATCGGTGGTCCTGGGGGCCGCTTCGGATGAGGAGCACAGCCCGCGGGTCAGTATCCGGTCCGAAAACGGCGGCCAAACCTGGCGGCCGATCGGCGGACTTCGTCCGGACTTCAGCGATCACAATATCATTGAACTCGGCGACGGATTTTGTACGTCGATCTGGTATGAGACCAAGCCGCTGGCGGACCGGCCCGGGTGGTATGCGACCAGACGCTGGGAGTCCGATGACCAGTGGCGCACCGTCCGCGGACCGCTGGACGACGGTACGCTCTGGCTGCCGCCCGATGACTTCGACCCGTCCAAGGCGCAGTGGTTCCACGGCAACACCGTCGAGATGCCCAGCGGCGAGTTGATCGCCGTCATGCAGGGGGTGGAAAAACACGGTCAGGGCATCTATCCGTTCCATGTCTACCTGAGCCGCTCCGAGGACCGCGGCCGGACGTGGCGGTTCCTCTCGCACGTCGCCTCGCTGGCCACCATCGACGATC
This genomic window contains:
- a CDS encoding exo-alpha-sialidase yields the protein MDSCRYEPIIPGRCEHRDGLDIHVSHLRTVLRGSMFPSLACFTDGSVVLGAASDEEHSPRVSIRSENGGQTWRPIGGLRPDFSDHNIIELGDGFCTSIWYETKPLADRPGWYATRRWESDDQWRTVRGPLDDGTLWLPPDDFDPSKAQWFHGNTVEMPSGELIAVMQGVEKHGQGIYPFHVYLSRSEDRGRTWRFLSHVASLATIDDPDGVLQGPWRLHGPCEPCLVRLDGDRLMCVARLVNDDQGAPIGPAEDTYHDLAWCVRGDEIHPGVMRLDPAKYYAPGQPSVPLIISWSDDAGRTWSRPTLMEQARGCWPRLARSGNLVALTFGALAFPRWGNCVTFTTDGGRTWTDPINFAPFLTTGYTDIVTTGPGQFLCAFDCTPPQPWTRHTAHWVGVVDIEVTA